The nucleotide sequence TACGGTTCTTTTTATGTTTACATATTAAACTATTTTCTCAATCCACTTTCAATCTTCTATGTTTTTAATTATATATATCTATATGGCAATTCAATGAATAGATTCACCGAACAGTTATATTATATACTCATTATATCATTTTGTCAAATCTCGTCGAAATTTGACAAAATGATATAATGAAATATAATATATTTAGAATACCTTTTGGAGGAGAACCACACCATATGAACCCACTTACTAACCGTAAATTACAAGCACAAAATACCAAAAACAAAATTTATAAAGCTTCCATTGAACTGTTTGAAAAAAAAGGATATGAAAACTTAAAAATTAAAGATATATGTAAAGAAGCAGGTGTATCCATAGGTTCCTTTTATAATCATTTTGACTCTAAACACGCCATACTTATTGAAGTCCACAAAAAAGCTGATGAATATTTTAAAACCGAAGTTAAAGATAACATTATTAGCACTAACGGAATTGATAAAATTATAGAATTTTTTGATTACTATTCAATATATAATGATTTTGTTGGTCTTGACACCTTAAAACAATTATACCACTCAGGAAACTATTTTTTTTCACAAAACGGAAGATACTTACAAGTACTACTACAAAAAATTATACTTGAAGGACAGGATAAAAAAGAAATAATCTCAACTATGACAACAGAAGAAATTTGTAATCATCTTTTTATTTCTGCTAGAGGTGTATGCTATGATTGGTGCATTAATGATGGTAGTTATGACCTAGTAGACTTTATGCACAAACATATTTCATTAATTGCTGAAAGCTTTAAAATAAATTAATTCCAACATTTGTTATAAAAAGAAGTAGGATTAATAAGATACTCCTACTTCTTTTACGTTAACGTTCACGATAACGTGTGCAAAACTTTCTATTTTCCTAATACACTTTCAACAAATTCCTTTATTTTATTACATTTACAGTTAGCATAGAAGTATTCTTTAAATTTTTCTCCGCTTATAGCTCCTTTTACCAGCTCTTGATCTATTCCCTTCAATATTGTTACAAGATCCTTAAAAGCTACTTTTCTGACCTCATCTAATATCTTTTTGTTTCTCTGTTCTGGAACCACTCTTTCTTTTGGATATCCTTGTCCGCTTTCTCCTTGGAACAGTTTCTCAAAAATATATTCTAAATTTAATTCTGCTCCCCATCCGAAACCTTTAGCAAATGGAATAGCAATTGCATTTCCATCATTAATTTGTGAAAACATAAATGCATCTGAAGGATCTACTACGTGTCCACATATTACTCCTGGAAAAGAATTTAAAGCAAGCATTGCTCCCTCTCCTGTGCCACATCCTGTTATTACATAGTCAGCTGCTCCTGAATTTAAAAGGATAGCTGCTAAAATACCATTTTGGACGTAAGTTAATTGTATCTTATCTTCTGCTGTATACATTCCATAATTAAATACTTGATGTCCTTTTGGTTCTACTACTTTCTTTAAAGTATCAAATATAAGCTGATTTTTTCCAGCTTGGCTATTTTCGTTAATTAAAGCTATTTTCATTTCCATCTTCTCCTATATTATATTTTTATTATTGCGGTTGTTTTCCAATGTAAGCTAAAATTCCACCATCTACATATAAAACATGTCCATTTACAAAGTTTGAGGCATCAGATGCTAAGAATACAGCTGGTCCCATCAAATCCTCTGGTGTTCCCCAACGTGCTGCTGGAGTTTTTGCAATTATAAATTGATCAAACGGATGTTTTGAACCATCTGCTTGAAGTTCCCTAAGTGGCGCAGTTTGTGGTGTAGCTATATATCCAGGTCCTATTCCGTTACATTGGATATTATGTTCACCATATTCAGATGCGATGTTTCTTGTTAGCATCTTAAGTCCACCTTTAGCAGCTGCATATGCAGAAACAGTTTCTCTTCCAAGTTCACTCATCATTGAACATATATTTATTATTTTTCCGTGTCCTTTTTTAATCATTCCAGGTATTACAGCTTTAGATACTATAAATGGTGCATTTAAATCAACATCTATAACCTTTCTAAAATCTTCTGCTTTCATTTCAAGCATTGGAATACGTTTGATTATTCCTGCATTATTTACAAGAATATCTATTAATCCAACTTCTTTTTCTACTTTTTTAACAAATCCATTTACCTTATCTTCGTCTGTAACATCACATACATAGCCATGTGCTTTTATTCCTTCTGCCTCGTATGCCTTTAGTCCTTTATCAACTAAATCTTGGTTAATATCATTGAATACTATTGTTGCTCCTGCATTTGCATAGGATCTTGCAATAGCAAATCCAATACCATATGATGCACCGGTTACTAATGCAATTTTACCTTCCAATGAAAAATCCTTAAGTATATTCATGAAATTCCTCCTCCTTGAATGATAATATTTTTACACATTACAATTATACTATTATATTTTAGCTGTTTCTTGTTATATTTTTTTTAAAATGTTGCAAATCTTGAAGTAATAACTATAATAAAATTAGAAGTATATTAATTTCAAGGTAAAGTTTTATTTGAAATAAGGTGATAATATGAAACTATTTACCTCCTGTAAGGAATCTGTTAAAAATTCTATAGATACGAAATACTTCTCAATAGCACATTTGCATAGTGAAGAAGAAACAATGTCTATTCATATACATGATTGTTACGAAATTTACTATTCAATCTCTGGAGAAAATCAATTTTTAATAGATAATAAGCTATATTATATCAATCCTGGAAATTTATTTGCTGTAAATGAATTTGAAAGTCACTATGTATCCCAAGTAAATAATTCAACTCATGAGAGAATAGTTATTTCGATACATCCCGACTTCTTAAAATCCTTATGCACCTCTAAAACAAATTTAACCTACTGCTTTAAACACAGAGGAAGTAACTTCTGCCATAAAGTTTCATTAAACAAAGAGCAGCAAAGCCGATTCATGTACTTTATAAACAAAATTATAGGAAGCCATGGTTTTGGTGCTGACATGATTGAATATGCAAGTTTTATAGAATTAATGATATTTTTAACCAGCTTATTCATAAACAATGGGGAATCTCTTACTCCTATTTATAAATATAGCAACCAAATTGAGGAAATAATTAGATATATAAATGACAATGTTACAAATGACATTACTGTAAAACATCTAGCTGAGCACTTTTTCTTAAGTGAATCATATATTTGTAGAATTTTTAAGTTATCAACCGGAACTACTATAAATAAGTATATCACTGCTAGAAGAATATCAATGGCAAAAGCTCTTTTATCAAATGGATCAAGTATTAATGATGTCTATGTTAAGTGCGGCTTTAATGACTATAGTAATTTTTTAAAATCCTTTAAGAAAGCTGTTGGAATATCTCCAAAAAAATACTCTACTTTTAGTACATCTTAAAACAAAAGAAGTCTTACAAAGACCAACGGTTTCCGTTTTGAGGTGCAGAACAAAAATATCTCATAAATAATAACATAAAAACAGCATTAATATTCACGCATATTAATGCTGTTTTTATTCGCTATTTAAGCGGAAGGCGGAGTAAAATTTATTCGCTATTTAAGCGGAAGGCGGAGTAAAATTTATTTACTATCTACTATATTTTAGTGGAAGCAACTCCGAAATTTTACACTTAACAACTTTGTTTTTATAAGGAATTATAACATTAACATCTTGACAGTAATCGCTTATTAGTTCTCGGCACATTCCACATGGTGTTACAACTTTAATTATTTTATCTAATTCATCTGGAGCAGGATGTCTAACGGCTACAATAGTTTCAAATTCCTTTATACCTTCTGATATTGCTTTTCCTATTGCAATCGCTTCAGCACATACTGTAACTCTCCCAATGTATGCTTCGATATGCACAGCAGTTATTATTTTTCCTTCTTTAGTTCTAATTGCACACCCAATATGGTGTTTATCAGTTTCATATAAATCATTGATAATATTTTCTGCTTCAACAATTAACTCCGTATCTTTTTCATCAATTTCAAATATATTCATTAGTTTTCCTCCAATCAAAATAAGTTTATCATGAATTGCAATTATTTACTATTATTATCTATGAAATACTAATGCAATACCAATATTCGGAATAGATATACCTTTTTCACTACTAAGGACCAGATACAATAGATCTTTCAAGAATAGGGACTCTCCTTCATATCTGATTAAAATATGGACATAAAAATCACTTGTGATTTTTATGGTAAATCACAAGTGACTTATGATGTTAATTATTAAATTTGCACCTCAAAACGGAAGCCGTTTGGCAAAGACCAGATCTCTTTTATTACTCAAAAGGATTTTCTGTTTTATATAGCATTTCCTTTGGCCTATTAAAACCTACCTCTTTAACTCCCAAATATCTAAACAAATTATAAATTGCTTTACCAAAATGTCCAAATGCAACTGCACCATGGTGTGGGAATCTATTTTCAATTAGTACATGGCGGTAAAATCTCCCCATTTGAGGAATTGCAAATACTCCAATAGATCCAAAAGAGCGTGTCTTAACAGGTAAAACCTCTCCTTCTGCTACATAGGCTGTTAACTCACTATCTGCATTACTTTGTAGACGGAAGAAAGTGATTTCTCCTGGTACAATATCTCCCTCTAACGTTCCTCTAGTTATATTAGGCTCTTGATTTGGCTCAAGAGCTCTTGCCATAATCATTTGATTTTTCATAGTTCCGCTTGTTAATTTACATGCTGCTGTGTTTCCACAGTGAAAACCCATGAAGGTATCCTTTAACGTATAGTTAAATTTGCTTTTAATTTCTGATTCATACATATCTTTTGGTACTGTGTTATTAATATCAAGTAAGGTTACAACATCTTGACTTACACATGTTCCAATGTATTCACTTAAAGCTCCATAAATGTCAACCTCACAAGATACTGGAATTCCTCTAGCCGTTAGTCTACTGTTTACATAGCAAGGCACACATCCAAATTGTGTTTGAAACGCTGGCCAGCATTTATTTGCAAACACAACATATTCTCTTGATCCTTTATGCTCCTCTGCCCAATCTAGTAATGTAAGTTCATATTGAGCAAGCTTTGGCAAAATACCAGGCATTTTATTGCCCTCACCTAACTCTTCCTCCATGTCTTTTACTACATCTGGAATTCTAGAATCGTTTTCATGTTCATTAAATGAGGCAAACAAATCAAGCTCCGAATTTTCCTCTATTTCAACACCTAAATTATATAACTGCTTAATAGGAGCATTGCAAGCTAGGAAATCCTGAGGTCTTGGCCCAAAAGAAATAATCTTTAAATTCTTTAATCCAATTAATGCAGTAGCAACCGGTACAAATTCATTAATCATATTTGCAACATCTGAAGCTGTTCCCACTGGATATTCAGGAATATAAGCATTTATGTTTCTAAGTGCTAAATTATAGCTTGCATTTAGCATTCCACAATAAGCATCTCCACGTCCATTAACTAGATTGTCTCCTCTCTCTTCTGCTGCGGCTGCAAACATAACTGGTCCATCAAATTCTTTAGCAATTAAAGTTTCTGGAGTTTCTGGTCCAAAGTTACCTAAATATACTACTAGTGCATTTACACCTGCACTTTTCACTTCTTTTAAAGCTTTTCTCATATCTTTTTCATTTTCAACAGTTGTTAAGCACTCGAAGATTTCTCCATTGTAAGCATCTACTACTGCCTTTCTTCTATTCTCTGATAATTCCATTGGAAAGCAGTCTCTACTTACTGCAACAATTCCTAATTTTAATTTTGGTGTATTATTCATTTTAATTCCTCCATTTTATTTTATTGAAATATTTTTACCTATTAATCCTATAAATGCTCCTTCTTTATCTAGGTTAGTATCCTTATGGGCAATTAACCATTTGTTTTTAGCAAAAAGTAGAGCATCTTCACCAGTTTTTTTATACTCTTTTTCTAAAGGCAAATTTGTATCTCTTGGCAAAACCACAACACATCTGAATCCCCCTTCATTTACATTGCAAGGTGCATAGTGAAGAGTAGTTGCATAAACCTCAATAGCAGTACCAGCTGGAACTTTAAATGCTTTAATTTTAGAAGTACTATATGAGTAATCTTCTTCAATATCATCTCTAGAGCCTAAAAGTAGTATGAAATCTGTTACTGCTATATTTATTTCAGATGAACGATGATATTCGACTGCATTTAATAAATAATTGTTACCATTGCAGTATCCTACTTGTATTGGAAGCTCTCCATATTCTCTTTCCTTTAATTCCTTTGCAATATCAAGCTCTTCAAGTTCTTTAATTGATGGTTCATATACTACATCACCTGGAAGTGGTGTAGATTTCATTTTTTCTATTATCTCTGTACAATCATAATCTCTTAATATCTTGCCATATTTTTTGAACTCCTTGTCTGTAACACTTTTAATTACCATATTCTCACACTCCCCATATAATTTAAATTGGTTTTATTTAAAAAATATCTTACCAATATGATTTAAACTTCTCTAATAAATATATGTTTTTAAAGTTTGTTTAATAAGTTTTTTAGATAATCTACTCTTTAAATAAAAGCGCTCCTACTTTTAACTATTTATATATCTTTTATTTTAGGATAAGCTGAATTATATACCTCATATACCTTTGAATATACTTCTATTAAATTTGCATTTGGCATAACCTTTTCGTTTCCTTTTACTATTTTGTCACAAGCCTCTTCCACGGAATTATATATTCCTGCACCAACTCCTGCAAGTATTGCTACGCCAAGTGCTGGTCCTTCTGATGCCTTTACTGTTGTAAGCTCATAGTTAAATATATCTGACAATATTTGTCTCCATATGCTGCTTTCTGCACCTCCACCACTTACTCGTATTTCCTCAATATTAACCTTCATATTCTCAATAATATCGAGACAATTCTTTAAACTAAAGCCTACTCCTTCTAATATACTACGCACAAAATCATTGTGGTTATTTATAAGTGATATACCTAAAAAAGCTCCTTTTACATTTGGATCTATGTGCGGTGTTCTTTCACCCATAAGGTATGGCAAATAAATTATCCCATTAGAACCAGGCTTTGATTGTGATGCTTTTTCGGTCAATAAATCATAAATATTAATTCCAGCCTCTTTACTTTCTAAAATTTCTTTTGCACAAAATGTCCTTTTAAACCAATTTAATGATAAGCCTGCTCCCTGAGTAACTCCCATTATATGCCACTTATTAGGCACTGCATGACAAAGAGTATGAACTCTTCCCTTACTATCAAATCTAGGCGTATCTGTAGCCGCAAATACTACTCCAGAAGTTCCTATCACTGTTGATATTAAACCTTCTCTAACGATTCCATTCCCTATAGCTCCAGCTGCTTGATCTCCTGCCCCACCTACAACGGGAGTGTTAACTGCTAACTTAGTCTCTTTTGAAGCTTTTTCTATAACGCATCCACTAACAACAACTGATTCATATACATCAGGTAATATGTTCTTATCTATTCTTAAGTCATCTAAAAGTTCTTCACTCCAATTTCTAGTATTTATATCTAACATCTGAGTACCACTAGCATCTGAAACTTCGGCAGCAAAAACTCCAGTAAGTTTAAATCTTATATAATCCTTAGGAAGAAGAACCTTATATATTCTCTTATAATTGTCTGGTTCATTATTCCTAACCCATAATAGTTTTGAAAGGGTGAAACCCGTTAATGCAGGATTGCCTGTTATCCTAATTAATTTTTCTTTTCCTATGGTATCTGTAATCTGAGTACATTCCTTTTCTGTTCTCTGATCACACCAAATTATGGAGTTTCTAATTACTTTGTACTCTTTGTCAATCAAAACAAGTCCATGCATTTGTCCACTTATACCAATTCCTTTAATATCTAAAGGATCAATTTTACTTTTTTCAATTACTTCTCTTATACCTTTAACACAAGCTGTCCACCAATTTTCAGGATTTTGTTCTGCCCATCCAACCTGTGGTTGAAATAACTCATACTCATGCGTTGAAGTTTTTATTGTATTTCCACATTCATCAAACAAAGCTGTCTTGGTTCCTGATGTTCCAACGTCTATACCTAATAAATACCTCACAATCAAACCCCCTTAATTTTAAATAACTTTTTAAATATCCTTTAATAAGTCTATTTTACTTTTTTTACCTCCTACAGTCAATATGTTTTTGTAAACTTTTTCATTTTATTTATATAATGGCTTATATGGCACTGCATTTCACATAAAAATTGTAATAAAAAAAACTGCCCTTAAATTTTCGAGCAGTCTTTTTTATTCACATTCTACACATAAAATATATAATTATTATATCTCTAATACTAATTTTACTCCGCCGTAAATTCCTGCATCATTTCCAAGCCTTGCAAGCTCAAACTTAGTTCCTTCACATGCATGAAATGCCT is from Clostridium acetobutylicum ATCC 824 and encodes:
- a CDS encoding helix-turn-helix domain-containing protein, which encodes MKLFTSCKESVKNSIDTKYFSIAHLHSEEETMSIHIHDCYEIYYSISGENQFLIDNKLYYINPGNLFAVNEFESHYVSQVNNSTHERIVISIHPDFLKSLCTSKTNLTYCFKHRGSNFCHKVSLNKEQQSRFMYFINKIIGSHGFGADMIEYASFIELMIFLTSLFINNGESLTPIYKYSNQIEEIIRYINDNVTNDITVKHLAEHFFLSESYICRIFKLSTGTTINKYITARRISMAKALLSNGSSINDVYVKCGFNDYSNFLKSFKKAVGISPKKYSTFSTS
- a CDS encoding L-fucose/L-arabinose isomerase family protein translates to MNNTPKLKLGIVAVSRDCFPMELSENRRKAVVDAYNGEIFECLTTVENEKDMRKALKEVKSAGVNALVVYLGNFGPETPETLIAKEFDGPVMFAAAAEERGDNLVNGRGDAYCGMLNASYNLALRNINAYIPEYPVGTASDVANMINEFVPVATALIGLKNLKIISFGPRPQDFLACNAPIKQLYNLGVEIEENSELDLFASFNEHENDSRIPDVVKDMEEELGEGNKMPGILPKLAQYELTLLDWAEEHKGSREYVVFANKCWPAFQTQFGCVPCYVNSRLTARGIPVSCEVDIYGALSEYIGTCVSQDVVTLLDINNTVPKDMYESEIKSKFNYTLKDTFMGFHCGNTAACKLTSGTMKNQMIMARALEPNQEPNITRGTLEGDIVPGEITFFRLQSNADSELTAYVAEGEVLPVKTRSFGSIGVFAIPQMGRFYRHVLIENRFPHHGAVAFGHFGKAIYNLFRYLGVKEVGFNRPKEMLYKTENPFE
- a CDS encoding DUF4867 family protein: MVIKSVTDKEFKKYGKILRDYDCTEIIEKMKSTPLPGDVVYEPSIKELEELDIAKELKEREYGELPIQVGYCNGNNYLLNAVEYHRSSEINIAVTDFILLLGSRDDIEEDYSYSTSKIKAFKVPAGTAIEVYATTLHYAPCNVNEGGFRCVVVLPRDTNLPLEKEYKKTGEDALLFAKNKWLIAHKDTNLDKEGAFIGLIGKNISIK
- a CDS encoding gluconate 5-dehydrogenase gives rise to the protein MNILKDFSLEGKIALVTGASYGIGFAIARSYANAGATIVFNDINQDLVDKGLKAYEAEGIKAHGYVCDVTDEDKVNGFVKKVEKEVGLIDILVNNAGIIKRIPMLEMKAEDFRKVIDVDLNAPFIVSKAVIPGMIKKGHGKIINICSMMSELGRETVSAYAAAKGGLKMLTRNIASEYGEHNIQCNGIGPGYIATPQTAPLRELQADGSKHPFDQFIIAKTPAARWGTPEDLMGPAVFLASDASNFVNGHVLYVDGGILAYIGKQPQ
- a CDS encoding cytidine deaminase → MNIFEIDEKDTELIVEAENIINDLYETDKHHIGCAIRTKEGKIITAVHIEAYIGRVTVCAEAIAIGKAISEGIKEFETIVAVRHPAPDELDKIIKVVTPCGMCRELISDYCQDVNVIIPYKNKVVKCKISELLPLKYSR
- a CDS encoding RpiB/LacA/LacB family sugar-phosphate isomerase gives rise to the protein MKIALINENSQAGKNQLIFDTLKKVVEPKGHQVFNYGMYTAEDKIQLTYVQNGILAAILLNSGAADYVITGCGTGEGAMLALNSFPGVICGHVVDPSDAFMFSQINDGNAIAIPFAKGFGWGAELNLEYIFEKLFQGESGQGYPKERVVPEQRNKKILDEVRKVAFKDLVTILKGIDQELVKGAISGEKFKEYFYANCKCNKIKEFVESVLGK
- the xylB gene encoding xylulokinase; the encoded protein is MRYLLGIDVGTSGTKTALFDECGNTIKTSTHEYELFQPQVGWAEQNPENWWTACVKGIREVIEKSKIDPLDIKGIGISGQMHGLVLIDKEYKVIRNSIIWCDQRTEKECTQITDTIGKEKLIRITGNPALTGFTLSKLLWVRNNEPDNYKRIYKVLLPKDYIRFKLTGVFAAEVSDASGTQMLDINTRNWSEELLDDLRIDKNILPDVYESVVVSGCVIEKASKETKLAVNTPVVGGAGDQAAGAIGNGIVREGLISTVIGTSGVVFAATDTPRFDSKGRVHTLCHAVPNKWHIMGVTQGAGLSLNWFKRTFCAKEILESKEAGINIYDLLTEKASQSKPGSNGIIYLPYLMGERTPHIDPNVKGAFLGISLINNHNDFVRSILEGVGFSLKNCLDIIENMKVNIEEIRVSGGGAESSIWRQILSDIFNYELTTVKASEGPALGVAILAGVGAGIYNSVEEACDKIVKGNEKVMPNANLIEVYSKVYEVYNSAYPKIKDI
- a CDS encoding TetR/AcrR family transcriptional regulator, which codes for MNPLTNRKLQAQNTKNKIYKASIELFEKKGYENLKIKDICKEAGVSIGSFYNHFDSKHAILIEVHKKADEYFKTEVKDNIISTNGIDKIIEFFDYYSIYNDFVGLDTLKQLYHSGNYFFSQNGRYLQVLLQKIILEGQDKKEIISTMTTEEICNHLFISARGVCYDWCINDGSYDLVDFMHKHISLIAESFKIN